In Metarhizium brunneum chromosome 3, complete sequence, a genomic segment contains:
- the FRE3_0 gene encoding Ferric reductase transmembrane component 3 has translation MDVTKTLESRGSPASEQVQPSSTIAPFYTALNGVNQPMNLFFRDVLWWTLGIAGIAVLVVRIMEILWAKLRQVSAMTVPREKQLYWKTSQFSWMPSVKKHLTYAPLWNKRHNREFKLSSAVNVGTLPSRLHMLVILGYLGSNIAYMFILDWSNPNKYSLCAELRGRSGTLALVNMVPLIIFAGRNNPLISMLKISFDTYNLLHRWMGRIVVAESVIHTIAWTIPAVADRGWRGVFESLIATPFIASGLVGTLAMIILLIASVSPLRHAFYETFLNLHIFLALVVFVCTWIHCATASVPGGLPQLSWIMGIMSLWFADRFARFFRLAYTNWSKKGFTDAFCEAMPGEVTRVTLKLPRYKSISPGTHAYLRFSGMKSWESHPFSIAWVEHCPDHLLPTYEKEEPIHGVLDKKQARTSVTFVIGAQTGLTRQLFTKAQMSPGGVTIRAAMEGPYAGHHNLDSYGHLLLFAGSTGITHQLSYLKYHLEGYNAGTVATRRLTLVWIIREYESLEWVRPYMDSILRIPNRQDILRIQVFVTRPQNARDVMASSTTVKLFPGRPNIPLLVSKEVQEQVGAMVVSVCGPGALADDVRGAVRAAQGETVVDFIEESFTW, from the coding sequence ATGGACGTAACCAAGACTTTGGAGTCTAGGGGATCGCCTGCATCTGAACAGGTACAGCCCAGTTCAACAATTGCCCCTTTTTATACCGCGCTAAATGGCGTCAATCAGCCAATGAACCTGTTCTTTCGTGATGTTCTCTGGTGGACCTTGGGCATTGCCGGCATTGCAGTGCTGGTTGTTCGCATCATGGAAATTCTGTGGGCAAAACTCCGACAAGTGTCCGCCATGACGGTCCCGCGAGAGAAACAGCTCTACTGGAAAACCTCGCAGTTTAGTTGGATGCCCAGCGTCAAGAAGCACCTCACCTATGCCCCTCTCTGGAACAAACGACACAATCGGGAGTTTAAGCTCTCATCCGCTGTCAACGTGGGCACACTGCCCTCCCGACTTCACATGCTGGTCATTCTTGGCTATCTTGGAAGCAATATTGCCTACATGTTCATCCTCGACTGGTCAAATCCGAACAAGTACTCCTTGTGTGCAGAGCTGCGAGGACGCTCCGGCACCTTGGCGCTTGTCAACATGGTGCCACTGATTATTTTCGCAGGTCGCAACAACCCCTTGATATCCATGCTCAAAATCAGCTTTGACACGTACAACCTCTTGCACCGTTGGATGGGCCGCATTGTCGTCGCAGAGTCGGTCATCCACACCATCGCATGGACGATTCCAGCCGTAGCTGACAGAGGTTGGAGAGGTGTTTTCGAATCCCTCATCGCCACGCCATTTATTGCATCGGGTCTCGTCGGTACGCTTGCCATGATTATTTTGCTAATCGCCTCTGTCTCGCCTCTTCGCCACGCCTTTTATGAAACATTTCTCAATCTCCACATCTTCCTTGCCCTGGTCGTCTTCGTTTGCACCTGGATCCATTGTGCAACGGCCAGCGTACCGGGTGGCCTGCCGCAGTTGTCGTGGatcatgggcatcatgtccTTGTGGTTTGCTGATCGGTTTGCTCGATTTTTTCGACTGGCGTACACCAATTGGTCAAAGAAGGGCTTCACCGACGCCTTTTGTGAAGCCATGCCCGGTGAGGTAACTCGAGTTACACTAAAGCTTCCACGATACAAGAGCATCTCACCAGGCACCCACGCCTACTTGCGCTTTTCAGGCATGAAGTCTTGGGAGAGCCATCCGTTTTCCATCGCCTGGGTCGAGCATTGTCCGGATCACTTGTTACCCACGTACGAGAAGGAGGAGCCTATCCACGGCGTCCTGGATAAGAAACAAGCGAGGACTTCTGTGACGTTCGTCATCGGAGCGCAGACTGGGCTTACCCGACAGCTCTTTACCAAGGCCCAAATGTCCCCTGGGGGCGTCACCATCCGAGCAGCCATGGAAGGGCCATATGCTGGACATCATAACCTCGACTCATATGGACATCTCTTGCTCTTCGCTGGCTCGACCGGCATCACACATCAGTTGTCGTACCTCAAATACCACCTGGAGGGCTACAATGCCGGCACCGTGGCTACTCGACGACTAACCTTGGTGTGGATCATCCGAGAGTATGAATCTTTGGAATGGGTGCGTCCGTACATGGACAGCATCCTGCGCATACCAAACCGTCAGGACATCCTTCGTATTCAGGTGTTTGTGACTCGTCCACAAAACGCCCGCGATGTCATGGCTAGCAGCACTACAGTCAAGTTGTTCCCCGGTCGACCAAACATCCCACTTCTGGTGTCCAAGGAGGTCCAAGAGCAAGTTGGTGCCATGGTGGTGAGCGTCTGCGGCCCCGGCGCCCTTGCTGATGACGTACGAGGTGCTGTACGGGCTGCCCAGGGCGAAACCGTTGTTGACTTCATCGAGGAAAGCTTTACGTGGTAA